The nucleotide window TCATTATTTCGGCCGTGTTCTCGTGAGGCGTCTGTCGCTTCCAAGCTCCTCCTCTCAATGCAATGTCGCTGATTACCGCGAATCATACAGTCTTTATTTCCCAAGACTTGTTGTCTTTCCCTCCGCCAGCAGCTCCGTCTCGTCATAATCCAAACGGGCCACTTCCGTGCGACGGGTATGCGGTTCCAGGGTTTAATGCTGTTGCCTGGCCGGGAAAGTCTCCGGGTGTCTCGCCGCCAAGTCCTGATACGTATGGCTGATGGGAGCAAGCGAtgccctctctttctctctgtgTCTCTCCCCCTGGCAAAGGACACCTCGTCAGCCAGAACGCACTACCGGCGACCCGTTACCCGATAGCTTCCAGTCCCAATCGACACTTTCCACCCATCGttgacgagggcggcaaTAACACCCTGTCGCAGTCGTGAGACACCTCCGGCACTATGGAGGCCCCGGCCCGTAACAATCGTGAAGCCCTCCTGggccttcctcgccctgTACTCTCCCAGGTTGTTCCACCAGTCCCAGACGCGTTCCCGCGCGATtcggacgccgtcggcaaccTCAACGCCGTGGAGGTCGATCTCGTTGGCCGAGCTGGTGCTCGCAACATGTATGTCGGCAGCAACACTCTTGGCCTTGGCAAAACTGCGCGCCTCCTCACGTCCACGCTCAGCATAGTATCCTGCTGCCTGTCTGTAGAGATGTCCTTTCTTGTACACTTGCCCCGCGCTGCTGTACGAGTGGTTGCTGGCCTCGCGATATACGCTCGCCGTGTCCATTGCTTGCCGATAAGAAAGGGGTGTGGTTGAAAGATGGCCAGAGAGGGCGGGCGTGCTGAGCGTATGCCCAGTTGGCGACATGACCGATGTCTTGGGTGAGGGCACTTTTTGCCAGCCTTCCGACGAACCCTCCAGCTCGGTGCTCGTCAGAGGCGCGAGTTTGTAGCTAATTTCCAGACGCTTTGCCGGCAGCTTGCCGAAGTAGCGGTTCAACAAGACAGCAACCTCTTCGGTCCATTGATGGTCGCCACGCGTGACTTCGTCGAGAGGGGGAAGATAGTGCTCGGGGATATGCCGGTATTGCTTCTTGAGCTCTTGAACACGTTGCTTGCGGTAATCGTCTTCGGCGGTCCATACCCCAACACCTTGCTTGATGTACCGGTCCAGGAATTCGATGATGGTAAGCTCCATTGACCCTTTGTGTGCGTCGAAGACGTCTGACACCTCTTCAAAAGGTAACTCAAGCTTTTCCACGATGAAAAGAATCCTTTCGATTCCTAGACATTGTCAGTCATGTGCCATCATCAACTTGGCAGGCTATACATACTCTCATTGTCTACGTTCACGGGCGAGGCCTCTGGAGTGCTGCTGGAGCTCGACGACAAATCCGTGCGCAGGTCCCTTCGTTTCTTCCCCTTgccctttctttttccagAAGGCTTCTGTGAGATTTCAGACTGGAAGAAGCCATCAATGCCCTTAGGTCTCTCGCCGATGGACTCGAGGAATTGGATGTTCAGCAAGGTCTCCAGGGCTGTTTGGAAGTCACCCTGGGCTTTCTTGAGAGCAAAGTTCACGTCATGCATCTTCAGGTCGGAAAACATTTCTTGGAGCTGCAGAGCCTTCTCTTGGTCCGAGTCTCCGTCAAATGTCTTGATGCGTGGGACATCATAATCAGGTTCCGAGGGTGGCGGGCTCGTCAGCGCCGTTCTAAAAGAATCGGAATCTTTTGGTTGCAGCCCCTCGGTGGTGTTGGTAGAGCCATCCTGCGCGTCGGCTGCCCCATCGATGGACCCGGAGGTATCAGGGACACCACTGGCATTGAAACCGCTTGCCTCCTCGACCAAGACATTCTGCGCGAGGGTCTGCAGCATGCCTCGGACTTCGCCAAGCTGACTTGCATCGTGGAGGTCCACCTCACTCGCGATTGCGATAACGACTGTTGGGTCCAAGAGCGGGAACTCGGCCTATTAAATTGATGTTAGCATACGGCACCTCTCAAGCCTCACCCAGGCGCGAACGTCGTTGTTGTAGCGAGCCATTTGGTACGGCTTCGCTCGTGATGTCATCGGCGCATGAGGCTGAGTAAGGAGATCGACAAAGACCTTGGCAAGTTCTTTCGAGTCAACACTCACCACCAAGTCGTCGAGTTTTGATGTCGCCATCGAACAGATTAAGGCTTCAAGGTTCGAGATATCGTCGTGGGATAATCCAGATGGGCTCACTAATCATACTGAGGAGAAAGTAAAACAAAGATCTCGCTCTAGATTTGGTCGGGAGCAACCAGTGGTTTGGGCCGGCCAGAGTCGCAATGTCTGATGACCGAAGACAATGCAAATACGAAGGAGGCGCACAACGGCAGCCAAGTGCACTGCAGGCGTTTGAAAATCGTTGAAGATAAAGTAGTTGACGCGATAGaggtgatgacgacgatgcggggcgtttttttcttctctttcctctTTTCCCTTCTGACTGCGATGGCGTCGATTTTCGTCAACGCCTGAATGAAGGGTCTCAGGCGCTAAGGTGCTCAGACACGCAGTCAAGCAGGCGtttgatgatgacgatgattCATAGGGGTCGTGTGCATGTGCGCCCGGTCtctgtttctttttttttcttttttttcaACTTTCTCTTTTTCAACAAAGAAAAGGGTGGGAAAGGGGGGCTGATAGTGAGGTAATCTGTCATTGCGATTCGGTTGTTGGCTGGACTCAtacctctcccccctccccccgcgTTGGTCATAGAAGCCTGACTGTGGCTTGCGGGCTAGTTCAGCAATGGCACGTGCACTCATCGGGAGCATGTGGCTGACTCGTGGTTGGAATATGGCAGTTGAAAAAGCCGAAGCATATTGTGGGGTCATGTGGCTGAAGTGGAAAACAATCTTGCTTGTCATTCGGGCTTTCGGTGCAGCGACAAGCCCTCTATTCTTCCATCCTCAA belongs to Colletotrichum higginsianum IMI 349063 chromosome 5, whole genome shotgun sequence and includes:
- a CDS encoding Smr domain-containing protein is translated as MARYNNDVRAWAEFPLLDPTVVIAIASEVDLHDASQLGEVRGMLQTLAQNVLVEEASGFNASGVPDTSGSIDGAADAQDGSTNTTEGLQPKDSDSFRTALTSPPPSEPDYDVPRIKTFDGDSDQEKALQLQEMFSDLKMHDVNFALKKAQGDFQTALETLLNIQFLESIGERPKGIDGFFQSEISQKPSGKRKGKGKKRRDLRTDLSSSSSSTPEASPVNVDNERIERILFIVEKLELPFEEVSDVFDAHKGSMELTIIEFLDRYIKQGVGVWTAEDDYRKQRVQELKKQYRHIPEHYLPPLDEVTRGDHQWTEEVAVLLNRYFGKLPAKRLEISYKLAPLTSTELEGSSEGWQKVPSPKTSVMSPTGHTLSTPALSGHLSTTPLSYRQAMDTASVYREASNHSYSSAGQVYKKGHLYRQAAGYYAERGREEARSFAKAKSVAADIHVASTSSANEIDLHGVEVADGVRIARERVWDWWNNLGEYRARKAQEGFTIVTGRGLHSAGGVSRLRQGVIAALVNDGWKVSIGTGSYRVTGRR